One region of Turicibacter bilis genomic DNA includes:
- a CDS encoding FeoA family protein → MPLTMVEIGESVIIKKISGRDDTKRFLESLGFIVGSEVTIVSKFGQNFIINVKDTRVALDQMMAKRIFV, encoded by the coding sequence ATGCCATTAACAATGGTAGAGATAGGAGAATCAGTTATCATTAAAAAAATTAGTGGGCGTGATGATACCAAACGTTTTCTAGAGAGTCTTGGATTTATTGTTGGAAGTGAAGTGACCATTGTATCTAAGTTTGGACAGAACTTTATTATTAATGTTAAAGATACACGTGTTGCACTCGATCAAATGATGGCAAAACGTATTTTTGTATAA
- the feoB gene encoding ferrous iron transport protein B — translation MSITIALVGNPNCGKTTMFNALTGSNQYVGNWPGVTVEKKEGYLKGNKEIKIVDLPGIYSLSPYTPEEIITRDFLINEQPDVILNIIDASNIERNLYLTTQLMETTIPMVIALNMMDIVTKNGTKIHLAKLSKQLGCRIIETTALKQKGLNELIEAVVSVKQAPAMPTFSSDIERMLHEMKSLLSGAVPEPLLRWYSIKLFERDTRVVKQLSLPESVKVKFEEMTIACEEQFDDDSESIITNERYEYISQLVSQYVKKSMQGNLTTSDKIDQLLTNRWLALPIFALIMWGIYYISITSIGTFATDWINDSFFGEFIQGNVAAFLESIQTADWLIGLIVDGIIGGVGAVLGFVPQIMILFLLISILEDCGYMARVAFIMDRVFRKFGLSGKSFIPMLIGSGCSVPAVMASRTIENEKDRRMTIMLTPFIPCGAKLPVFALMAGAFFPTQSWVAPSMYFLGIGMVILSGIILKQTPLFAGDPAPFIMELPQYHVPSFKSVLIHMWDRAKAFIYKAGTIIFVASGVVWFLQSFNWSLEMVEANESILASIGRVIAPIFTPLGFGNWQAAVATVTGFLAKENVVATFGVLFGLGEEMTEESVELLGNMSALFIPLSAYSFMAFTLLAAPCFAAIGAIKREMMSWKWTWIAIGYQTGLAYVVALVIYQGGTFIQTHNISTATIIITLIVIIALLLAIRKILRNQKSNGCSCGCSGCTKAKTCHKS, via the coding sequence ATGTCTATAACAATCGCTTTAGTTGGAAACCCAAACTGTGGGAAAACGACGATGTTTAATGCTCTAACCGGAAGTAATCAGTATGTTGGAAACTGGCCGGGAGTAACAGTAGAGAAAAAAGAAGGGTATTTAAAAGGAAACAAAGAGATTAAAATTGTCGATTTACCAGGGATTTATTCACTTTCTCCATATACTCCGGAAGAAATTATTACTCGTGATTTTTTAATAAATGAACAACCAGATGTCATCTTAAATATCATTGACGCTTCTAATATTGAACGGAACCTTTATTTGACCACGCAATTAATGGAAACCACTATTCCAATGGTCATTGCACTAAACATGATGGATATCGTTACAAAGAATGGAACAAAGATTCATCTTGCCAAACTATCCAAACAATTAGGATGTCGTATCATTGAGACGACAGCTTTAAAACAAAAAGGATTAAACGAGTTAATTGAAGCCGTTGTTTCTGTTAAACAAGCACCTGCGATGCCAACTTTCAGTTCAGATATTGAACGGATGTTGCACGAAATGAAGTCTTTATTATCAGGGGCTGTTCCTGAACCACTTCTTCGCTGGTACAGTATAAAGTTATTTGAGCGTGATACCCGTGTGGTAAAACAATTATCATTACCTGAAAGTGTGAAGGTTAAATTTGAGGAGATGACAATTGCTTGTGAAGAACAGTTTGATGATGATAGCGAAAGTATTATTACGAATGAGCGTTATGAGTATATTAGTCAACTAGTGTCACAGTATGTCAAAAAATCAATGCAAGGTAATTTAACGACTTCAGATAAGATTGACCAATTATTGACTAATCGTTGGCTAGCTCTTCCGATTTTCGCCTTAATTATGTGGGGAATTTATTATATTTCTATCACATCTATTGGTACCTTTGCGACGGACTGGATTAATGATTCGTTCTTTGGTGAATTCATTCAAGGAAATGTCGCAGCTTTCTTAGAAAGTATTCAGACAGCTGATTGGCTAATTGGTCTGATTGTGGATGGAATTATCGGTGGAGTTGGTGCGGTTTTAGGATTTGTTCCACAAATTATGATTTTATTTTTACTGATTTCAATATTAGAAGATTGTGGATATATGGCACGCGTGGCTTTCATTATGGATCGCGTGTTTAGAAAATTTGGATTATCGGGAAAATCTTTTATTCCAATGCTCATCGGTTCTGGATGTAGTGTGCCAGCAGTTATGGCAAGCCGTACCATTGAAAATGAAAAGGATCGACGTATGACGATTATGTTAACACCTTTTATTCCCTGTGGAGCAAAATTACCAGTCTTTGCTTTAATGGCAGGTGCATTTTTCCCAACTCAATCTTGGGTAGCTCCTTCGATGTACTTCTTAGGAATTGGGATGGTTATTCTTTCAGGAATTATTTTAAAACAAACGCCGTTATTTGCTGGTGATCCTGCCCCATTTATTATGGAACTTCCACAATATCATGTTCCGAGTTTTAAAAGTGTCTTAATTCATATGTGGGATCGTGCTAAAGCGTTTATTTATAAAGCAGGAACGATTATTTTCGTTGCCTCAGGTGTCGTTTGGTTCTTGCAATCATTTAATTGGTCACTTGAAATGGTTGAAGCGAATGAGAGTATTTTAGCTTCAATCGGTCGTGTCATTGCCCCTATTTTCACTCCTTTAGGATTTGGAAATTGGCAGGCAGCTGTGGCGACTGTAACTGGATTCTTAGCGAAAGAAAATGTCGTTGCAACGTTTGGGGTATTATTTGGTTTAGGTGAGGAAATGACAGAGGAATCAGTCGAGCTACTTGGAAATATGTCAGCTTTATTCATCCCCTTAAGTGCTTATTCCTTCATGGCCTTTACGTTACTGGCTGCTCCGTGTTTCGCTGCTATTGGTGCGATTAAACGTGAGATGATGTCTTGGAAATGGACATGGATTGCTATTGGATACCAAACAGGTTTAGCTTATGTTGTGGCTCTTGTGATTTATCAAGGTGGTACTTTTATTCAAACCCATAACATTTCTACAGCTACTATTATCATTACTCTAATCGTTATCATTGCTTTACTATTAGCAATCCGCAAAATCTTACGTAATCAAAAATCAAATGGATGTAGCTGTGGATGTTCAGGATGTACAAAGGCGAAGACTTGCCATAAATCATAA
- a CDS encoding proteasome assembly chaperone 4 family protein, producing MQLSKLFHQHKISVKIQEIGNDLNICIFGGDEPHIGAVALGIPITLPHDPLTQTSSVSLMTVPGHKEDEFALRVARQLAKQLNKVIVVSCGIHIQDIKKEEIFQLSELLDDIINELLSVLA from the coding sequence ATGCAGTTATCAAAGTTATTTCATCAGCATAAAATCAGTGTTAAGATTCAAGAAATAGGCAATGATTTGAATATATGTATCTTTGGCGGAGATGAACCACATATTGGAGCTGTTGCTTTAGGAATTCCTATCACTTTACCTCATGATCCACTTACTCAGACATCATCGGTCTCATTAATGACGGTACCTGGGCACAAAGAAGATGAGTTTGCATTAAGAGTGGCTCGTCAATTAGCCAAACAGTTAAACAAAGTCATTGTCGTTAGTTGTGGTATTCATATTCAAGACATTAAGAAAGAGGAAATTTTCCAATTAAGTGAATTATTAGATGATATTATCAATGAACTATTAAGTGTTTTAGCATAA
- a CDS encoding MerR family transcriptional regulator, whose translation MEYTIQKLAHLAGVSTRTLRYYDEVGILKPARINSSGYRIYSQKEVDRLQQILFYRALEVGIDEIKQLLLNPSYDELDALNDHYQKLLEKRAQIDLLIHNVQSTIAMKKGEKPMTNKEKFQGLKQQLIKENEQKYGKEIREKYGDEKINRSNKQFANLSEEEFNQMNELGQQILEKLAIAMKTNNPQGELAQEVAKLHHQWLGYTWPSYSREAHAGLAQMYVSDERFTAYYDDAVETGATQFLCDAILYYTSK comes from the coding sequence ATGGAATATACGATTCAAAAGTTAGCTCATTTGGCTGGCGTTAGCACAAGAACTTTGCGTTATTATGATGAAGTTGGAATCTTAAAACCAGCTCGGATTAATTCATCAGGCTATCGTATTTATAGTCAAAAAGAAGTCGATCGTCTGCAACAAATTCTCTTTTATCGAGCGCTCGAGGTTGGAATCGATGAAATTAAACAGCTTCTTTTAAATCCATCGTATGATGAGCTAGATGCTTTAAATGATCATTATCAAAAACTCCTTGAAAAACGTGCACAAATTGATTTACTTATTCACAATGTTCAATCAACGATTGCCATGAAAAAAGGAGAGAAACCAATGACAAACAAAGAAAAATTCCAAGGATTAAAACAACAATTGATTAAGGAAAATGAACAAAAATACGGAAAAGAAATTCGTGAAAAATATGGAGATGAAAAAATTAACCGTTCTAACAAACAATTCGCCAATTTAAGCGAAGAAGAATTTAATCAGATGAATGAATTAGGACAACAAATTTTAGAAAAATTAGCAATAGCTATGAAGACAAATAATCCTCAAGGTGAATTAGCACAAGAAGTCGCAAAATTACATCATCAATGGCTAGGCTATACATGGCCAAGTTATAGTCGGGAAGCTCATGCTGGACTAGCTCAAATGTATGTATCTGATGAACGTTTTACCGCATATTATGATGATGCAGTTGAAACGGGTGCAACTCAATTTTTATGCGATGCAATTTTATACTATACTTCGAAATAA
- a CDS encoding S66 peptidase family protein, whose amino-acid sequence MIEPKPLKMGGKIAIVAPAGPLEAETVFKGEEVLKEMGFDVIITPSCFERKGYLAGLSDRQRAEDIMMMFADDEVDAILCMRGGYGCNRIIPYFKNFKFENYPKPFIGYSDITYLHLFFNQYHHLITYHGPMLKDLLLKNETTTNHFLETIMGETTFDMIDVPYYNQTVCPASGILVGGNLTIICSTLGTPYEIDTRGKILFIEEVNEPVYAVDRLLMQLKYSGKLNDAAGIILGDFNVYDKKETDKLLKRTLTSCHKPIAYNIPSGHCNPLITLPLGAYVTLNPQTNSLSIQQGCTCQ is encoded by the coding sequence GTGATTGAACCAAAACCATTAAAAATGGGAGGGAAAATAGCAATCGTGGCACCGGCAGGACCATTAGAAGCAGAAACCGTCTTTAAAGGAGAGGAAGTTTTAAAAGAAATGGGTTTTGATGTAATCATCACTCCTAGTTGCTTTGAACGAAAAGGTTACTTAGCAGGATTATCGGATCGCCAACGAGCAGAAGATATTATGATGATGTTTGCAGATGATGAAGTCGATGCTATCCTTTGTATGAGGGGCGGATACGGTTGTAATCGGATTATTCCATACTTTAAAAACTTCAAATTTGAAAACTATCCGAAACCATTTATCGGTTATAGTGATATTACTTACTTGCACCTTTTCTTCAATCAATACCATCATCTGATCACCTATCATGGCCCCATGCTAAAAGATCTTCTCCTTAAAAATGAAACAACGACTAATCATTTTTTAGAAACTATTATGGGAGAGACAACTTTTGATATGATTGATGTTCCGTATTATAATCAAACCGTTTGTCCCGCTTCCGGAATTTTAGTTGGGGGAAATTTGACGATTATTTGTTCGACGCTCGGAACCCCTTATGAAATTGATACACGAGGAAAAATTTTATTTATCGAAGAAGTTAATGAACCTGTTTATGCGGTTGACCGATTACTCATGCAACTCAAATATAGTGGAAAGCTAAACGATGCAGCGGGAATTATTTTAGGTGACTTCAATGTTTATGATAAAAAAGAAACAGACAAGTTACTTAAACGCACACTAACATCTTGTCATAAACCGATTGCCTACAATATTCCAAGTGGACATTGTAACCCACTAATTACCCTTCCACTAGGTGCTTATGTTACTTTAAATCCTCAAACAAATAGTTTATCTATCCAACAAGGATGTACTTGCCAATAA
- a CDS encoding M20 metallopeptidase family protein — protein sequence MYQKVKEMVDTIYPQLIAIRRDLHQHPELGLEEYRTSALVLDYLQQWNIKVTQLIGETAIVGLIEGNPGEKTIGLRADMDALPIEEKTGALYASLIPGKMHACGHDVHTTILLGASYILQQLKEEFKGNVKLFFQPAEETVGGAKPMIEAGCLEHPKVNHVLGLHVRPTLNVGEVGFHYGKCHAASDTIIISINGKQAHGAYPQDGIDAILISAHVITALQSLISRNLSPFETAVLSLGIIEGGTAGNIVCDQVTIKGTLRTLDQTTRVFMKKRIIEVAENTAKAFGGSADVRIEEGYAPLINAHAITDAVAHVARKLLGEDNVIIMEHPSLGVEDFAYFAEAVPSCFYNLGTSNPHKGIQAALHENTFDVDEEAIKIGVCLQVLSALHLLEQ from the coding sequence ATGTATCAAAAAGTTAAGGAAATGGTCGATACCATTTATCCACAACTCATTGCTATTCGTCGCGACTTACATCAACATCCTGAACTAGGTCTAGAGGAATACCGAACATCGGCGTTAGTTTTAGACTATTTACAACAGTGGAATATAAAAGTAACCCAACTTATTGGAGAAACAGCCATCGTTGGCTTAATTGAGGGAAATCCGGGAGAGAAAACAATTGGGTTACGAGCAGATATGGATGCTCTTCCCATTGAAGAGAAAACAGGGGCACTATATGCCTCATTAATACCAGGAAAAATGCATGCTTGTGGACATGATGTTCATACAACAATTTTATTAGGGGCTTCTTATATCCTTCAACAGCTAAAAGAAGAGTTTAAAGGGAATGTTAAACTTTTTTTTCAACCAGCTGAAGAAACAGTAGGTGGAGCTAAACCAATGATTGAAGCAGGATGTCTGGAACACCCGAAAGTCAATCATGTATTAGGACTTCATGTTCGTCCAACTTTAAATGTGGGTGAGGTAGGATTTCATTATGGAAAGTGTCATGCGGCAAGTGACACCATTATCATAAGCATTAATGGAAAACAAGCACATGGAGCCTATCCACAAGATGGAATCGATGCAATTTTAATTTCGGCACATGTCATTACGGCATTGCAAAGTCTGATTAGTCGTAACTTATCTCCATTTGAAACAGCTGTTCTTAGTTTGGGGATTATTGAGGGAGGAACGGCTGGGAATATTGTTTGTGATCAAGTCACAATTAAAGGAACATTACGCACCCTTGATCAAACGACACGTGTTTTTATGAAAAAACGGATCATTGAAGTTGCAGAAAACACTGCAAAAGCTTTTGGAGGAAGTGCAGATGTTCGTATTGAAGAAGGCTATGCACCACTTATTAATGCTCACGCCATTACAGATGCTGTTGCTCATGTCGCAAGGAAGCTACTTGGAGAAGATAATGTAATTATTATGGAGCATCCAAGTCTTGGGGTTGAAGATTTTGCGTATTTTGCGGAGGCTGTTCCATCATGCTTTTATAATTTAGGAACATCAAATCCTCATAAAGGAATTCAAGCAGCTTTGCATGAGAATACATTCGATGTGGATGAAGAAGCCATTAAAATCGGGGTTTGTTTACAAGTGTTATCAGCACTTCATTTGCTAGAACAATAA
- a CDS encoding FeoA family protein: MKTLKDVKIGETVIVKKLNGTGPLRRRIMDMGITKGATIYIRKVAPLGDPIEITVRGYELSLRRADAENIIVEI, from the coding sequence ATGAAAACATTAAAAGATGTGAAAATTGGTGAAACAGTCATCGTAAAAAAGCTAAATGGAACAGGACCGCTTAGGCGCCGGATTATGGATATGGGGATTACAAAGGGAGCTACTATTTATATCCGAAAAGTTGCCCCACTTGGGGATCCCATTGAAATAACCGTTCGTGGCTATGAATTATCGCTTCGTAGAGCAGATGCTGAAAATATTATCGTTGAGATTTAA
- a CDS encoding GGDEF/EAL domain-containing response regulator, with product MEYKKIRFLILSKTNEIERMLDDLFIEHQEQISLNCKTYQNIRNHDVKEYDFIIIDNSELDDSIEMIRQIRHQMNQNIPILMCINQEFMQKLNDCIEAGISDYIVKPYTKEMLKLRIQNNLNLIDAFKMSKNKELQFDALLNNTPYMAWFKDKESHYITVNREFREHSGKDDETIHGRDDQFVWDGQIGDRCREFDLIVMNERRQIMFDEIIPGKKGYRQFNIYKAPVMDEMGDVIGTIGIARDITELRNKDTKLSIILENIPFAVFLKDMNGIYIDVNTNFLNLCQLTRDEIIGRTCYEHALSEGCIEEDHLIMDTLESKVFIRKIMIEGNERTLEIYKAPVFDIQEQMIGIVGVMKDITDIIQTQEHIKTLAYTDFLTSLKNRRSLYHYLENDLANKNIPLTVLFIDLDNFKKLNDSFGHHVGDKALVHIAEKLANICDDAFVARVGGDEFVVIWEQISDEILTQKLDLLLNKMRTEFSRGEYANIVSVSIGVVRNECSSGDVETILLKGDLAVYKAKEKGKNQYVIYTDDLERERLFNLQMEYDLRHSIQNKEINLFYQPQYTVDKELVGFEALFRWNHPRYKHIPVIEIIRLIEELRLIEEVSAYVCLQAFEFANEINQNRENPIVVSINISALQIMNDNFVDNFKSLIKQANVNPNYIGIEITETVLMQNINENIKKIRELKDLGITISLDDFGTGYSSLNYLINLPLSKVKIDRSFIKGMGKQDEFKSLVRLIIDIAHSLQLPVISEGVENEEELEILKQMDIDNIQGYYFSKPISKEDALLLIK from the coding sequence ATGGAGTATAAAAAAATTAGGTTTTTAATTTTAAGTAAAACCAATGAAATAGAGAGAATGTTAGATGATTTGTTTATTGAACATCAAGAACAAATTAGTTTAAATTGTAAAACCTATCAGAATATTCGAAATCATGACGTAAAGGAATATGATTTTATCATTATAGATAATAGTGAGTTAGATGATTCGATCGAAATGATTCGTCAAATTAGACATCAAATGAATCAGAATATTCCGATTTTAATGTGCATTAATCAAGAATTCATGCAAAAGTTAAATGACTGTATTGAGGCAGGAATTTCTGATTATATTGTGAAACCTTATACAAAAGAAATGTTAAAGTTAAGAATTCAAAATAACTTAAATTTAATTGACGCATTTAAAATGTCAAAAAATAAAGAGTTACAATTTGATGCGTTATTAAATAATACTCCGTATATGGCGTGGTTCAAAGATAAAGAAAGTCACTATATTACCGTGAATCGTGAATTTAGAGAACATTCGGGAAAAGATGATGAAACTATTCATGGTCGAGACGATCAATTCGTTTGGGATGGGCAAATCGGAGATCGTTGTCGTGAATTTGATTTAATTGTGATGAACGAACGTCGACAAATTATGTTTGATGAAATTATTCCTGGTAAAAAAGGATATCGTCAATTTAATATTTATAAAGCCCCAGTTATGGATGAAATGGGAGATGTTATTGGTACGATTGGGATTGCTCGAGATATTACAGAACTTAGAAATAAAGATACTAAACTCTCAATCATTTTAGAAAATATTCCATTTGCTGTTTTCTTAAAAGATATGAATGGAATTTATATTGATGTGAATACGAACTTTCTAAATTTATGTCAATTAACACGCGATGAAATTATCGGACGAACTTGTTATGAACATGCATTAAGTGAAGGATGTATAGAAGAAGATCATTTAATAATGGATACCCTTGAGAGCAAAGTATTTATTCGAAAAATAATGATTGAGGGAAATGAACGTACATTAGAAATTTATAAAGCTCCTGTCTTTGATATTCAGGAACAAATGATTGGAATTGTTGGGGTAATGAAAGATATTACAGATATCATTCAAACTCAAGAACATATTAAAACATTAGCTTATACTGACTTTTTAACAAGCTTAAAAAATCGTCGTAGTTTATATCATTATCTTGAAAATGATCTAGCCAATAAAAATATTCCATTGACTGTCTTGTTTATCGATTTAGATAACTTTAAAAAGTTAAATGATAGTTTTGGTCATCATGTGGGAGATAAAGCTTTAGTTCATATTGCAGAAAAACTCGCTAATATTTGTGACGATGCTTTTGTAGCCCGTGTAGGTGGAGATGAATTTGTTGTTATTTGGGAACAAATTAGCGATGAGATATTAACTCAAAAGCTAGATCTTTTATTAAATAAGATGCGAACAGAATTTAGTAGAGGCGAGTATGCTAACATTGTTTCAGTGAGTATTGGGGTGGTTCGAAATGAATGCTCGTCAGGAGATGTTGAAACGATTTTGTTAAAAGGGGATTTAGCGGTTTATAAAGCAAAAGAAAAAGGAAAAAATCAGTATGTTATTTATACAGATGACCTTGAACGTGAGCGATTATTTAATTTACAAATGGAATATGATTTAAGACACTCGATTCAAAATAAGGAAATCAATCTATTTTACCAACCCCAATATACAGTTGATAAAGAATTAGTCGGTTTTGAAGCATTATTCAGATGGAATCATCCAAGATATAAACATATTCCTGTCATTGAGATTATTCGTTTGATTGAAGAATTAAGATTAATTGAGGAAGTTAGTGCATATGTTTGTCTTCAAGCTTTTGAATTTGCTAACGAAATTAATCAAAATAGAGAAAATCCAATCGTTGTCTCAATTAATATTTCTGCGTTACAAATTATGAATGATAACTTTGTGGATAATTTTAAATCACTGATTAAACAAGCAAATGTTAATCCGAACTATATTGGAATTGAAATTACAGAGACTGTTTTAATGCAAAATATTAATGAGAATATTAAAAAAATACGTGAACTAAAAGATTTAGGAATCACTATTTCACTTGATGATTTTGGAACAGGCTACTCATCATTGAACTATTTAATTAATTTGCCTTTATCAAAGGTGAAAATTGATCGTAGTTTTATTAAAGGGATGGGGAAGCAAGATGAATTTAAAAGCCTTGTCCGACTGATTATCGATATTGCACATTCGTTACAATTACCCGTCATTTCAGAAGGTGTTGAAAATGAAGAGGAATTAGAAATACTGAAACAGATGGATATTGATAATATCCAAGGGTATTATTTCTCAAAACCTATTTCAAAAGAAGATGCTTTATTATTAATTAAATAA
- a CDS encoding thymidine kinase, with protein sequence MYDVRQEGWVEAICGSMYAGKTEELIRRLKRLDFARRSYCLFKPAIDNRYSDDEVVSHSGLKMPSIAIEHPIEILDYIKDDTYAVAIDEVQFFEETIVEVVEHLADKGIRVIVAGLDKDFRGEPFGTMPALLTKAEFVTKLTSICSVCGASATRSQRLINGQPASYFDPIIQVGAKEAYEPRCRHCHEIKDRPDCLGLKK encoded by the coding sequence ATGTATGATGTTCGACAAGAAGGTTGGGTAGAAGCAATTTGTGGTAGTATGTATGCAGGAAAGACTGAGGAGCTAATCCGTCGTTTAAAGCGTTTAGACTTTGCGCGCCGTTCATATTGCTTATTCAAACCAGCTATTGATAATCGCTATAGTGACGACGAAGTCGTATCACATAGTGGATTAAAAATGCCGTCAATCGCGATTGAACACCCAATTGAGATTTTAGATTACATTAAAGACGATACATATGCTGTTGCAATTGATGAAGTGCAATTTTTCGAAGAAACTATCGTTGAAGTGGTTGAACACTTAGCAGATAAGGGAATTCGTGTGATTGTTGCAGGCCTTGATAAAGATTTCCGTGGTGAACCATTTGGAACAATGCCAGCTTTATTAACAAAAGCAGAGTTCGTGACTAAGTTAACCTCTATTTGTAGTGTTTGTGGAGCATCTGCGACACGTTCACAACGATTAATTAATGGACAACCTGCTTCATATTTTGATCCAATTATTCAAGTCGGAGCTAAAGAAGCATATGAACCACGTTGCCGTCACTGTCATGAGATAAAAGATCGTCCAGATTGTTTAGGTTTAAAAAAATAA
- a CDS encoding metal-dependent transcriptional regulator encodes MKLQESGENYLETILILSRKNGSVRSIDVANELNFSKPSISRAMGILKNAGLITIEKNGQINLTEVGHERATAIYERHCLIKEFLIKTLQIDESLADKDACRIEHVISEETFNRMKELLKK; translated from the coding sequence ATGAAATTACAAGAGTCGGGTGAAAATTATTTAGAAACCATTCTAATTTTAAGCCGAAAAAATGGATCTGTTCGTTCTATCGATGTGGCAAACGAGTTAAATTTTTCAAAACCAAGTATTAGTCGTGCGATGGGAATTTTGAAAAATGCAGGTCTAATTACGATAGAGAAAAATGGACAAATTAATTTAACTGAAGTTGGTCATGAAAGAGCAACTGCGATTTATGAACGTCATTGCTTAATTAAAGAATTTTTAATAAAGACACTCCAAATTGATGAATCATTAGCTGATAAAGATGCTTGTCGAATTGAACATGTTATTAGTGAGGAAACGTTTAATCGAATGAAAGAGTTATTAAAAAAATAA
- a CDS encoding heavy-metal-associated domain-containing protein, with protein sequence MAKTFMLNVENLSSNEDVKKIKDYFETNLEGVEKLDINLSLKLVSVRYNEGIGSPKYILDAFNRLGYTVR encoded by the coding sequence ATGGCTAAAACTTTTATGCTAAATGTAGAAAATTTAAGTTCAAATGAGGATGTAAAAAAAATTAAAGATTACTTCGAAACAAATTTAGAGGGTGTGGAAAAGTTAGATATTAATCTTTCTTTAAAATTAGTTTCTGTTCGTTATAATGAAGGGATTGGTTCCCCGAAATATATTCTTGATGCATTTAATCGTTTAGGTTACACAGTTCGTTAA
- the tadA gene encoding tRNA adenosine(34) deaminase TadA, translated as MEHILFMQQAIEEANKAKAIGEVPIGAVIVKDGQIIARAHNLREKIQLSNAHAEMLAISKANEVVGSWRLEDCIMYVTLEPCPMCAGAIVQSRIPTVIYGAKDPKGGCCGTIYNLLDESKFNHQCEVISGVLEEECGQLLSDFFRELRQKKKQQRVDKQESN; from the coding sequence ATGGAGCACATCTTATTTATGCAACAAGCCATCGAAGAAGCTAATAAAGCCAAAGCCATCGGAGAAGTGCCCATTGGTGCTGTTATCGTTAAAGATGGACAAATTATTGCTAGAGCCCACAATTTACGTGAAAAAATTCAACTTTCAAATGCTCATGCTGAAATGTTAGCCATTAGCAAAGCAAATGAAGTAGTTGGATCTTGGCGATTAGAAGATTGCATTATGTATGTTACACTCGAACCATGTCCGATGTGTGCAGGAGCTATTGTTCAATCTCGTATTCCGACTGTTATTTATGGTGCGAAAGATCCTAAAGGTGGATGCTGTGGAACAATTTATAATTTACTTGATGAATCAAAGTTTAATCATCAATGTGAAGTGATTTCAGGTGTCTTAGAAGAAGAATGTGGACAACTGTTGTCAGATTTTTTTAGAGAATTAAGACAGAAAAAAAAGCAGCAGCGTGTTGACAAGCAAGAGTCAAATTGA